One Mycolicibacterium fortuitum subsp. fortuitum genomic window carries:
- a CDS encoding GNAT family N-acetyltransferase, protein MEIRAATPEDIAEIAPFFRAIVADGESYTYPEGLTDLQIRDAWLAAEPGHTIVAVADGAVVGTARMGPNKPGRGDHVGTASFMVDPRSSARGVGRAMAQWVIDWHRENGYRALQFNAVVETNTRAVALWQGLGFRIIGTVPKSYRSRTHGLVGLHIMYLEL, encoded by the coding sequence GTGGAAATCCGTGCCGCCACACCAGAGGACATCGCCGAGATCGCGCCGTTCTTCCGCGCCATCGTGGCCGACGGTGAAAGTTACACGTATCCAGAAGGTTTGACCGACCTACAGATTCGTGACGCATGGCTGGCCGCTGAACCGGGTCACACCATCGTCGCGGTGGCCGACGGCGCCGTCGTGGGCACCGCACGGATGGGACCCAACAAGCCAGGACGCGGTGATCACGTCGGCACCGCGAGCTTCATGGTGGATCCGCGCTCGTCGGCCCGCGGTGTCGGACGGGCCATGGCGCAGTGGGTGATCGACTGGCACCGGGAAAACGGTTACCGGGCACTCCAGTTCAACGCCGTGGTGGAGACGAACACCCGGGCGGTGGCGCTGTGGCAGGGCCTCGGCTTCCGCATCATCGGCACCGTCCCGAAGTCCTATCGGTCCCGCACCCACGGCCTGGTCGGCCTGCACATCATGTATCTGGAGTTGTGA
- a CDS encoding DUF4383 domain-containing protein produces the protein MRRWSFAQWGLLIISLFHVVQAIIGFIAEPSFAIGPDAPTTPILGMDYNGWHAVAGLALFGPGLLLCRWKSWAVLYLLLAAVAGALPGIWAFFSNQVAVIFAFPNNTTDAVVHLATAAVMLAVAGVQIYRDGGLHNSLAGLTLKR, from the coding sequence ATGCGGCGGTGGAGTTTCGCTCAATGGGGACTGCTGATCATCTCGCTGTTCCATGTCGTGCAGGCAATCATCGGGTTTATTGCCGAACCGAGTTTCGCCATCGGACCGGATGCGCCGACGACACCGATTCTGGGCATGGATTACAACGGCTGGCATGCGGTGGCCGGCCTGGCGCTGTTCGGCCCGGGCCTGCTGCTCTGCCGGTGGAAATCCTGGGCCGTGCTGTATCTCCTGCTGGCCGCGGTGGCCGGAGCGTTGCCTGGCATCTGGGCATTTTTCTCAAATCAGGTGGCCGTGATCTTCGCCTTCCCCAACAACACCACCGATGCGGTCGTGCACCTGGCAACCGCTGCCGTGATGCTGGCCGTGGCAGGTGTGCAGATCTACCGCGACGGCGGTCTGCACAACTCGCTTGCCGGGCTAACCCTGAAGCGGTGA
- a CDS encoding heme-binding protein, with product MKFTGITARRGIAGTCAAGLLGGVAAAMIGAPSAVAAPDCSASGVAGTVSSTTGAARAYLDSHPGANQAVTTAFGQPRPQAAATLRGYFTANPQEYNDLRGILAPIGDTQRACNVTALSPELASAYSEFMAG from the coding sequence ATGAAATTCACTGGTATCACCGCGCGCCGTGGAATCGCCGGCACTTGTGCCGCCGGCCTGCTCGGCGGTGTCGCCGCAGCGATGATCGGCGCACCGAGCGCGGTTGCCGCACCCGACTGCAGTGCCAGCGGGGTGGCGGGCACCGTCAGCAGCACCACCGGTGCCGCGCGCGCCTATCTCGACAGCCACCCGGGCGCCAACCAGGCCGTGACCACCGCGTTCGGCCAACCGCGTCCGCAGGCCGCGGCGACGCTGCGCGGTTACTTCACCGCCAACCCGCAGGAATACAACGACCTGCGCGGCATCCTGGCCCCCATCGGGGATACACAGCGTGCGTGCAACGTCACGGCACTGTCCCCCGAATTGGCCTCGGCCTATTCGGAGTTCATGGCCGGGTAG
- a CDS encoding CocE/NonD family hydrolase: MANPWQVVRGNRGKKVAGQTATRVRKRNPSPLEPAWTAPPARYGVGVHHNVAVRASDGTVLRADIHYPTVPETGAPAPGPFPVLLSITPYGKKAPPPAAQIGGGATPYLIRRGYIEVMADVRGTGASGGSFEMLGAVQVQDGVDLVNWAARLPNSNGRVGMFGISYLAINQLLTAAAVGPDSPLKAIFPVMAGNDFYRDVVTMGGVPHMRTVRAYGAVYSLLNVVNPVLEFAKRGTHERPRVGGLAAVRQRGRDQRQYFRTMIGDATAGGDTAFDGPFWDTMRAADVLSDIAKNKVAVFLIGGWHDAFQRGAPLNYTGLQNAYAGRPLDAPMEPGQPLSDRVQLMMGPWYHVSDMDGLHVHALQLRWFDRWLKDDASAEVTGPPIRFQAIGSSNWFQAEDYPFPEATPTRLYLAEGGHLVTEPAAERTDATLRYAVRGPISGRSLEQWTLGMGSFMAAQTGRRIRYDLDNRRLQREALTYTTQEFTETRVIAGPVTLTVHATADTTETLWVAHLDDVAPDGASRPLTQGALLGSHRALDPDKTWYLPDGTVLRPHHISTRAATEPVVRGELTRYELEIFPTAAVVEPGHRLRLTLTTYDFPHLVPTKPAREALAAGTYRIRQGGEAPSSLLIPLADPSAFTAEPSGIGTESP, from the coding sequence ATGGCGAACCCGTGGCAGGTGGTCCGAGGCAACCGCGGCAAGAAGGTGGCCGGGCAAACGGCGACCCGGGTCCGTAAGCGCAACCCCTCGCCGCTGGAGCCGGCCTGGACTGCACCACCGGCTCGCTACGGCGTCGGAGTTCACCACAACGTCGCGGTCCGCGCTTCCGACGGCACCGTGCTCCGGGCTGACATCCACTATCCGACCGTCCCCGAGACCGGGGCACCCGCACCGGGACCGTTCCCGGTGCTGCTGTCCATCACGCCCTATGGCAAGAAGGCCCCACCGCCGGCCGCTCAAATCGGCGGCGGGGCCACCCCGTACCTGATCCGGCGCGGCTACATCGAGGTGATGGCCGACGTGCGGGGCACCGGCGCCTCGGGCGGATCGTTCGAGATGCTCGGCGCGGTGCAGGTCCAGGACGGCGTCGACCTGGTGAATTGGGCTGCCCGGCTCCCGAACTCGAACGGCAGGGTCGGGATGTTCGGCATCTCCTACCTGGCCATCAACCAGCTCCTCACCGCCGCCGCGGTCGGTCCCGATTCGCCGTTGAAGGCGATCTTCCCGGTGATGGCCGGCAATGATTTCTACCGCGATGTGGTCACCATGGGCGGGGTTCCGCACATGCGGACGGTGCGTGCCTACGGGGCGGTCTATTCGCTGCTGAACGTGGTCAACCCTGTGCTGGAGTTCGCCAAGCGCGGCACTCACGAACGGCCTCGCGTCGGTGGCCTGGCCGCGGTGCGCCAACGCGGACGGGACCAGCGGCAGTACTTCCGGACCATGATCGGCGACGCCACCGCCGGCGGAGACACGGCGTTCGACGGGCCCTTCTGGGACACCATGCGGGCTGCGGACGTGCTGTCCGACATCGCCAAGAACAAGGTCGCCGTCTTCCTGATCGGCGGCTGGCACGACGCTTTCCAGCGCGGCGCTCCGCTGAACTACACCGGACTGCAGAACGCCTACGCCGGACGGCCCCTCGATGCTCCGATGGAGCCCGGTCAGCCGCTCTCGGACCGGGTGCAATTGATGATGGGCCCGTGGTACCACGTCTCGGACATGGATGGATTGCACGTCCATGCGCTGCAGCTCCGTTGGTTCGACCGCTGGCTCAAGGACGACGCCTCGGCCGAAGTGACCGGCCCGCCGATCCGGTTCCAGGCGATCGGCAGCTCGAACTGGTTCCAGGCAGAGGACTATCCGTTCCCCGAGGCCACCCCGACGCGGCTCTATCTGGCCGAAGGCGGGCACCTCGTCACCGAACCGGCCGCCGAGCGGACCGACGCCACGCTGCGCTATGCGGTGCGCGGGCCGATTTCCGGGCGGAGCCTGGAGCAGTGGACGCTGGGAATGGGCAGCTTCATGGCAGCCCAGACCGGACGCCGCATCCGCTACGACCTGGACAACCGCCGGCTGCAGCGTGAGGCCCTGACCTACACCACCCAGGAGTTCACCGAGACCCGGGTCATCGCCGGCCCGGTCACCCTGACCGTGCACGCCACAGCCGACACGACCGAGACGCTGTGGGTGGCTCATCTCGACGATGTCGCCCCGGACGGGGCCAGCCGGCCACTCACCCAGGGCGCCCTGCTCGGCTCACACCGGGCCCTCGATCCGGACAAGACCTGGTATCTCCCCGATGGGACGGTGCTTCGACCGCACCACATCAGTACCCGCGCCGCCACCGAACCGGTCGTGCGGGGTGAGCTGACCCGGTACGAGCTGGAGATCTTCCCCACCGCCGCGGTGGTCGAACCGGGTCATCGGCTGCGGCTGACCCTGACCACCTACGACTTTCCGCACCTCGTCCCCACCAAGCCGGCGCGCGAGGCGCTGGCGGCGGGAACGTACCGCATCCGGCAGGGCGGGGAGGCGCCGTCGAGTCTGCTCATCCCCCTGGCCGACCCCTCCGCGTTCACTGCTGAACCGTCCGGCATCGGAACCGAATCACCTTGA
- a CDS encoding esterase family protein, whose product MRLRMFGRMSRRVAAAAITGLMLPGLVMAAPAPTAGAYSRDGLPVERLQVPSASMGRDITVQFQGGGPHALYLLDGLRAQDDANGWDINTAAFEWFYKSGISVVMPVGGQSSFYSDWYRPAAGSAGTTTYKWETFLTQELPAYLAAKRDVSPTGNAVVGLSMSGGAALTLAIWHPAQFIFAGALSGFLNPSQGLWPTMIGFAMKDAGGYNPTDMWGISNDPAWRRNDPMVNINRLVANNTAIWVYCGNGVPSELDDPGGNFGTLYSAQFLENITINSNKEFQQKYVAAGGRNAKFDFPPNGTHNWNYWGSQLQQMKPDLLRVLSQNAAAAAAPPPAAPAPAVPGQVPPAVPGQVAPVLPGQVAQVPGQVAQVPGQVAQVPGQVAQVPGVAAAPALPGQVPGVAGVPRVAGVPGVAPAPVAPVSPGLQTVPVALPRA is encoded by the coding sequence GTGAGACTGAGAATGTTCGGTCGGATGTCGCGTCGCGTGGCGGCTGCGGCGATTACAGGATTGATGTTGCCCGGGCTGGTCATGGCCGCGCCGGCACCGACCGCCGGAGCTTATTCGCGCGATGGCCTGCCGGTGGAACGCCTGCAGGTGCCGTCGGCCTCGATGGGACGTGACATCACCGTCCAGTTCCAGGGCGGCGGCCCGCACGCGCTGTACCTGCTCGACGGATTGCGTGCGCAGGACGACGCCAACGGCTGGGACATCAACACCGCGGCGTTCGAGTGGTTCTACAAGTCCGGCATCTCGGTGGTCATGCCCGTCGGCGGGCAATCAAGCTTCTACAGCGACTGGTACCGCCCCGCGGCCGGAAGCGCCGGCACCACCACCTACAAGTGGGAAACCTTCCTGACGCAGGAACTTCCGGCCTACCTGGCCGCCAAACGCGATGTGTCGCCGACCGGCAACGCCGTCGTCGGGCTGTCGATGTCCGGCGGAGCGGCCCTCACCCTGGCCATCTGGCACCCCGCCCAGTTCATCTTCGCCGGCGCTCTGTCCGGCTTCCTGAATCCGTCGCAAGGCCTGTGGCCCACCATGATCGGCTTCGCGATGAAAGACGCCGGCGGTTACAACCCCACCGACATGTGGGGCATCTCCAACGATCCGGCCTGGCGCCGCAACGACCCGATGGTCAACATCAACCGACTCGTCGCCAACAACACCGCGATCTGGGTGTACTGCGGCAACGGTGTTCCCTCCGAACTCGACGATCCCGGCGGCAATTTCGGCACGCTGTACAGCGCGCAGTTCCTGGAGAACATCACCATCAACTCCAACAAGGAGTTCCAGCAGAAGTACGTGGCCGCCGGCGGGCGTAACGCGAAGTTCGACTTCCCGCCCAACGGCACGCACAACTGGAACTACTGGGGGTCCCAGTTGCAGCAGATGAAGCCCGACCTGCTGCGGGTGCTCAGTCAGAACGCGGCGGCCGCAGCCGCGCCCCCGCCGGCGGCTCCGGCACCGGCAGTGCCGGGTCAGGTCCCTCCGGCCGTGCCCGGCCAAGTTGCCCCTGTCCTACCCGGCCAGGTCGCCCAGGTTCCCGGCCAGGTCGCCCAGGTTCCCGGCCAGGTCGCCCAGGTTCCCGGCCAGGTCGCTCAAGTGCCGGGCGTCGCGGCAGCACCTGCCTTACCCGGCCAGGTCCCCGGTGTGGCCGGCGTACCTCGGGTGGCAGGGGTACCCGGTGTGGCTCCCGCACCCGTGGCCCCAGTGAGCCCCGGCCTGCAGACGGTGCCCGTGGCGCTGCCGCGAGCCTGA